The Tachysurus vachellii isolate PV-2020 chromosome 25, HZAU_Pvac_v1, whole genome shotgun sequence genomic sequence CAAAATCGTAAGAAAACCTGGTCACGGCTCGTGTTCGGCACTGtgttctgacactggagactccttctgtgcATGTACAGAAAAACTAAAAAGGACCGTTTCCCTAGAAACAATAAATTGTTATGCGCGTTAATAAACCCGTGTGCGTCAGAGAACGAACGGCGGCCTCTCGGATGACGCACGAGGGCAGCGATAATTTGCGCACCGCGACAGGATGCCCGTACGCACGCTTTGTCCGCTGACGCACAAATCTCAAGAGTCACCAAAATCCGTTCCTCAGGGCTCTCACCATGCGAAACTGCGCCTTCGCCTGCTGAACCATGTTTTCCTGCTCCGATTGGCTGATGCTGGTGAAAATACCTGCCTCCGGGTTGAAGTGCAGCACGTTGCCTTGGAGACCGGTGAGGAAGTGGCCGAAGCTGCGGATGCAGCACAAACGCACCACACACTGGAAGAAGAGTGGAAATAAAAAGGAATTGTGCATTTACACAATGCTACagaaattatttgaaataaatgaataaaaaaaatgtgaacagGTCAAATACATTGATTAGTccaattaatttaataaaataaatgtaaaatacaatGTATTCTTAAGGAAATactaaaaaatactaaaaacagCTCGAGTGTTAACTGGGACTGAAACGCTACAGCTCGACCTTTTTAACAGCTTAATAAGTTTTTCATTTGTATAACTGCTCAGTTATAACTAATGATGGCTTGATTGTTAAAACCAGCGATTTAGCTCAAATTTAGTGACACGCCCATAATTAGTTTCGTGTACGTGTTTAAACGACGTACCTCCTGCAGTTGGCTCAGACTGGTTCTGTGGTGAGTGAAGTCGAGACGGCGGTGTGCCAGGTTCAGGGCAGGGAGGTGGCGTAGTGCCTGGTCCTCCGGCAGCAGCACAGTCTGCACCAGGTCCGGCTGCTCGCTATTGGCCAGCAGGTCCCTTACCTCCTTCTTCAGGACCAGATCTGAAATACAGCAATACTGAATTCAGTCACCAGTTCTGAGGAACGTGTCTTAACTTAATAACCGAGTGCATTCAACCCACCTGCTTCTAGCACCTTGTTCCCATCAGGCAGTAAGTTAAGCAGCACTGAAAGGCGGTTCCACAAACTCTGAGAACtctggagaaaagaagagaaaatctCTTGACCTTATTGAACATACCTATTGAACTGAACCTCCAGCTCCATGAGATCCATCTACTGAAAATGAATCTACaccttgtgaccaatcagagtccagcaTTCGACAGTCCTGTGAGATTGTTGTACCTGTGCACACATGAGGATGATGTCCGTGTTTGTCCTCATCCAATCCACGAAGACCTTCACCACCTGAATGAGACCTTGGTTGGTCAGAATCTCAAGTCTCTCGGACAGTGTTTTCTCGCTGTGATATGATTGGTTGCTGTGCTCGCTGTCCTCCATGTCGACATCTGGGAgggaaacaataaaacaacagcTTTCAGTAGAGAAAGATAGTAAAGAGAGACGGTGAGAAAtgaacaacagcagcagcaatagCCAAAAAGATAATGACCATCATCGTTGGTTCCGTTGGCGATCTCTGGAGTCGGGTTACTGGGTGTGTCCCCggaagggggcgtggcttgCTGCGAGGGGACGGATTCAGAGGCTGTGTTGGAGGTGTGTGAGGGCCTCAGCAGGACGTTGCTGAAGGTTGGAGCCAGACGGAAGCAGCGTTTGGCTTGGAAGAGCTGAGAGGACACGGCCTGAAGGTTGCTGCTGATACTGGGGTCATTGGACAGCAGCGGGCCGTTAGTGGCAGGTGGTGTGGAGCCTTCTTCCCGTGATGGATGCACcgtctcctcctcttcctcctccacaAGTTGCTGCTCCTGCACCGGACTTGCTGCATCCTCCATGTCCTCCAGATCAGAGCGTGACTCCTGGCTGTTCATATCAGAGTCTGTCTCAACATCAAACGCGGTGCcaccctcctcctcttcttcctcctcttcttcctccgaTCCACTCTCCCAGACACCCTGCTCTCCCGCCGCGTCTCCTTCTTTCCCCAGAGAAGAGTTCGTCTGGACTCCCGAGCCGTCCGCTCTCTGAGGCTCTTCGTCCTCCTCTTCGTCGCTCTCGAAGCCTTCGCTCAGGTCGCTCTCGTCCTCGTTGCGAGCGCAGCGTCGTCGCCGCAGCATGGACAGACGCGAGTATTTCCTCTTCTGTTTCGGCTTCTCCTCGCCGCTCTTCTTCCCGGAGCCTTTCTTAGAAACCGCCATCCTGTCGCCGCCTTTCAGCTCGTCTTCGTCGTTCTCGTCGTCTCCGTCTTCTTCTACAGAACCGTTCTGCAGCGGTTTGTCCTCTGAGGGAAGTGTGTTTGTCTGCTCTCGAGGATCAGCGTCATCTAAGAACCAGAAGAGAGGCAAAGTAAGACGAGAAacgtgtgaatttttttttcctttctgtaacACGGTAAACAACTGCAGAGGAAGTATCACTAAGCTCTACAGCCTGCACCTGCAATACAGACACGTTTATATCAAACCGTGTCTGTACTTTAAGGGATTTTATTTCTACACAGTTAGAGACAGAAGGTTGGAGAGTAAAATGCAGAAAACTTAAATACTGGAATCTGTAGTTTGCAGATATTAGCGACTACTGCGCAGGTTTAACACTAAGAATAAAATCATAACCCCACGAATTCTGACTCAAACTTCTGAATTTTAGTTTGTCTTCATACCCGAGGCGTCTGTGCGTAATGGCGCGACGTCACTCTCTCCTTGTTCGAGCTCGGATTGAAGTCTCATGTTCACGTGGTTTACCAGATGGGAGAAAAGTGCTAGTGTGAAGGCGATAGAAGTGCTGTACTGCTTAGAACCTGAAATCggataaacaattaaataacaagaaacttacaaataaataactacCATCTCTGTGTGGTAGGACATCACTCTTCATCCCTCACCTCCTCGCTTTAAGCTGTGGACCACCATAAGGCAGATCACCACCATTTTAAAGACCAGGCTGTCGGGCAACACGCTGAAGGCCTGATCGTGCTCGTCTTCCTCCTCGCCGACGAACTGGTTGCCATGACTCGGTGTGGGCTGATAGAACAGCACCAGGTTAAAGTCCTCCAGGACCGACTGGCACAGCGACGTCAGCTCCGTTTCCatcacactgcatacacacacacacacacacacgtaagatTTCCGAGCAGTGTTTTAAACTCTGACTAAGAAACTAAAGCAAAAGAAGCCACCGTTCCTTCACAGAGGTTTATCTTACCTGTTCTTGGGCTGCAGTAAACTTTGAAGGTACATGAAGCTTACAAGGAGTCGCTTGATGTCCTTTGATCTGAAGTGAAAATAGAAATTTTTCATTGTTGCCGATGACATTTTATTAAGAACTACGACAAAGAACTGCATAAAAAAacgtaattaaatataaaaaaatactttaataacATATAAAATTCAATCTTTAGCTGCAAACAAGTAAAGGggctttttacccctggtcacttcatgcgttttctgtgatcagatagctatccgatggtaaaaagaccaggtctaaatgccctcagaaacgttttggagacggatataaatccgacggtacaaaccccttcaggaggtggtctgggacgcgtttcagatgaaactggacaggtgtaaatgaatgtggttgttcaagccacatacgtcagcactaaactcctcccaaacaggaagtacgtcactcgcaggtgactcacgagtcgttcATCGCGCCAGGTTGGTTCTTTGTAGCATAACCgccgtaacaagtttttttgtcttcttttcgattgcgttctgaaaaccgcacacaccaaagcgtgttcaaTTTTAATTATCCccgaaatgaggtcaaatatattagcattttgggcgggagtagaaagatcggatcgatatccgattcgccgagacgcgtttatgtggcctaatgtaaatggaacagttttaacaaatcagatagctatcggatcagagagaacacgtgaagtgaccaggggtaaaaaggccctgagATGTTGTAGACTTTTCTTCAGGCAGATAATTgctactttctctctcactggaGCATAAAGACTGACCTCTGGCGCGATGGTGAAAGCTTCTTCATCTCCTGTTTCTTCACCTGATGGTACATCTTGGCCGCTTTATCAAACAGACGCTTCAGGTTTCCGTAGGCTCCCTCGAAGGGCGTCTCGGACTGATTGCTGAGGGACAGGAAAAGTAGGTTACTCGTCATTTCGTTCACACAATTCTCACTATTCTTACAACATACAGCATGAGCCTAACATTCATAACCTTCAATAGTGTACAACTGTCACTTCTCCTTGTATAGTTACAGAGCGAGCTGTATACAGTGGATGCACTGCCCTCCACAGGCCGAACAGTAAAACTGCAactttaagataaaacaatgaAAACGCATCAGCTTACCAGCGCAGGTAATAGTAGGTAGCTTCGACGTTATAAAATTTACTTCCAGCCAGAGTACCAAGCTGATTAAAAGGCATTCCTGTCAGGAAAAGGAATTGACATGAGGTGAGCGTCATGGCAAAATAAttgaaaatgagagaaagaaaggcaaagaaaaaagagggcaagtgagaaatattactttacttctcatctgttgtttttaaacTAATTCAAAACATAAAATTTGTGTTAAAAATTGAATAGAAAATATAACAGTAAAATCTACATATTagttacataaaataaacaaataaataattttataaaatgacatCAGCTGTTTACTAGCAACGTTATTTACAAAAACATGGATTACATCATAAATTCGATCATGACTGAATATCGTGCTATGAAGCTTCACGATAGTCACTGATCACGTTTTAATTCGATATCATATCGATCAGCCGTGTgcttaaaattatattttcctTACATAGTGACAGAAcagaaatcttatttttttttgtttgtttatttatttattttaaaaaagaaatcatttaaacaaatgtaaataaatagagcTGTTGGTACTGGGGTGAAAATATATGGTTGAAACTGCACACGATCTTAACATCATTAAAagatagattatatatatataaaaaaaactcctaTCAATAAAACTGTGACAAATCGCCTCCTGACTCAGAGtcagtggtgtgaaagtgtga encodes the following:
- the smg5 gene encoding nonsense-mediated mRNA decay factor SMG5, with amino-acid sequence MSGPGQDNEPEAKILHIKRLYRAVVESVHKLDVIIGSKSSYREVFKPENISLRNKLRELCVKLMFLHPVDYGRKAEELLWRKVYYEVIQVIKTNKKHIHSRSALECAYRTHLIAGVGFYQHLLLYIQSHYQLELQDCIDWTHVTDPLIARKKPVSATPKEMEWAQMACHRCLVYLGDLARYQNELAGVESEQLAERFYHQALSVSPTIGMPFNQLGTLAGSKFYNVEATYYYLRCNQSETPFEGAYGNLKRLFDKAAKMYHQVKKQEMKKLSPSRQRSKDIKRLLVSFMYLQSLLQPKNSVMETELTSLCQSVLEDFNLVLFYQPTPSHGNQFVGEEEDEHDQAFSVLPDSLVFKMVVICLMVVHSLKRGGSKQYSTSIAFTLALFSHLVNHVNMRLQSELEQGESDVAPLRTDASDDADPREQTNTLPSEDKPLQNGSVEEDGDDENDEDELKGGDRMAVSKKGSGKKSGEEKPKQKRKYSRLSMLRRRRCARNEDESDLSEGFESDEEEDEEPQRADGSGVQTNSSLGKEGDAAGEQGVWESGSEEEEEEEEEEGGTAFDVETDSDMNSQESRSDLEDMEDAASPVQEQQLVEEEEEETVHPSREEGSTPPATNGPLLSNDPSISSNLQAVSSQLFQAKRCFRLAPTFSNVLLRPSHTSNTASESVPSQQATPPSGDTPSNPTPEIANGTNDDDVDMEDSEHSNQSYHSEKTLSERLEILTNQGLIQVVKVFVDWMRTNTDIILMCAQSSQSLWNRLSVLLNLLPDGNKVLEADLVLKKEVRDLLANSEQPDLVQTVLLPEDQALRHLPALNLAHRRLDFTHHRTSLSQLQECVVRLCCIRSFGHFLTGLQGNVLHFNPEAGIFTSISQSEQENMVQQAKAQFRMAEEEARRNRLMRDMAQLRLQLEVSQLEGSLQQPKAQSSMSPYLVPDTGALCQHLNLLRQLAASGCFIIIIPRTVIDGLDVLKKENPGARDGIRFLESEFRKGNRYIRCQKESGRSFERDKLKRQDIEAWHLYKMVDSCRQLTGSQGGGDEDTAGMVTLLTACEVEELADRSASMKSAVQAAVSAGMELKNIVEFYRQWKEMG